The following are from one region of the Carnobacterium gallinarum DSM 4847 genome:
- the comGC gene encoding competence type IV pilus major pilin ComGC produces MKIKLKKILKSSDGFTLIEMILVLFVISVLLILVIPNVVQQKDKIDKQGAEALTTVVETQVELYLLDNDPGIQVTFEKLKEGNYLKQKQVDNAKQKGITIENNQVRLK; encoded by the coding sequence ATACTCAAAAGCTCGGATGGTTTTACATTAATTGAAATGATTTTAGTACTTTTTGTCATATCTGTCTTACTTATATTAGTTATCCCTAATGTTGTACAGCAAAAAGATAAGATTGATAAACAAGGGGCGGAAGCTTTGACAACCGTGGTGGAAACACAGGTTGAACTTTATTTGCTAGATAATGATCCAGGAATTCAGGTGACATTTGAGAAATTAAAGGAAGGAAATTATTTAAAACAAAAGCAGGTAGACAATGCAAAACAAAAAGGAATTACAATCGAAAATAACCAAGTGCGATTAAAATGA
- a CDS encoding prepilin-type N-terminal cleavage/methylation domain-containing protein, protein MTVWNNRGFTLLETLLTLFVVVMLVGLPSFIGSQVLEKMESILFLEDFQSHLLAIQNYALLMNEKTEMKIQKSGEV, encoded by the coding sequence ATGACTGTATGGAATAATCGCGGATTTACACTATTGGAAACATTATTGACCTTGTTTGTAGTAGTAATGTTAGTTGGCCTACCAAGTTTTATTGGAAGTCAAGTTCTAGAAAAAATGGAAAGTATCTTATTTTTAGAAGATTTTCAAAGTCATTTATTGGCTATTCAAAATTATGCTTTATTAATGAATGAAAAAACAGAGATGAAGATTCAGAAATCGGGTGAAGTTTAA